The region GGCACACACCCCACCACCGCGCTTTGCCTTGAATGGCTCGACGGCACAGCAGTTAAAGGCAAGCGAGTAATCGATTTCGGTTGTGGCTCCGGCATCCTTGCCATTGCCGCGTTATTGCTGGGGGCCGATCACGCCATCGGCACGGATATCGACACCCAGGCGCTGGAAGCGTCACGCGACAACGCGCAACGCAATGGCATACCTGAAGCGTCGCTGGATCTGTTTATGCCAGAAGATTTACCGGCCGAACCTGCCGAAATCGTCGTCGCGAACATACTGGCCGGCCCCCTGGTAAGCCTGGCGCCGCAGCTTTCCAGCCTGGTGAAGCCGGGCGGCCTGATTGCATTGTCCGGCATCCTGGCCGAGCAAGCCGACGATATCATTGCCGCCTATCGGGATACCTTCATACTTGCCCCTGTTGCGGAGCGTGACGGGTGGATCC is a window of Pseudomonas sp. gcc21 DNA encoding:
- the prmA gene encoding 50S ribosomal protein L11 methyltransferase produces the protein MPWLQLRLAIKPEQAETLEDALLALDAVSVTFMDAEDQPIFEPDLGTTPLWSNTHLLALFEAGTDQQVLIDTLQTRWTSPLPHYEFEEIADQDWERSWMDNFQPMRFGERLWIVPSWHDAPEPDAVNLLLDPGLAFGTGTHPTTALCLEWLDGTAVKGKRVIDFGCGSGILAIAALLLGADHAIGTDIDTQALEASRDNAQRNGIPEASLDLFMPEDLPAEPAEIVVANILAGPLVSLAPQLSSLVKPGGLIALSGILAEQADDIIAAYRDTFILAPVAERDGWIRVSGMRRS